AGGCCTCGGACGTCTGCTTGCGCAGGAAGTCGATGGTCTGGGCCAGCGCGTTCATGCCGTCGGCGTTGTCGAGGTCGAACTGGTACTCGTGCTCGAGCGGCGGCTGGTGGTCGTCCGGGTAGAACAGCGTGGTCACGTCCACACCGAGGCCCGTCAGCTTCGCCGCCAGCGCCTTGGACTGCTTGTCGGTCAGGGGATCCGCGTTGCCGCCCGAGATGTACGTCGGCGGGAAGTTCTCGGTGACGTGGCGGAGCGTCGACATCTGGGCCACCGCCGGCGAGTTCGTGAGGTCCTTGGTTCCCGTGTAGGCCCAGAGCGACTTGTCGGCGCCCCAGCCGACGATGCCGGGACCGCCGACCATCTCGGTGATCTCGTAGATGCCGCAGTTCAACACGACACCCCTCAGCTGCTCGGGGCGCAGTGCGGACTCGATCCCGACCGCGCGGGCGTAACCGGGGTCGGTGGCGATCGCGGCGAGCTGACTCGACAGCTGCGCCCCGGCCGAGTCGCCGGCGAGGACGATCCGATTCGAATCCACGTGCAGGCGTTCGGCGTTCGCGAGGACGTAGGCGTGCGCGTCGCGCAACTGCTCGACCGCGGTCGGATACGTGCGTTCGGGTCCGAGGGAGTAGTCGAGGGAGACCACGGTGAAGTCGGCGTCGGCGAGCAACTGGTAGTACGCCGCGTAGTCGGTGCGGTGGCCGGAGATCCAGGCGCCGCCGTGCGTCCAGATCACCGTCGGCAGCGTGTGGGTGGTGTCTGCGACGGTCTCCGGGAAGTGCACGTCGAGGAAGGCGTCGTCGTCGCCGTCGCGGTACTGCTGGTCCGGGATCGACGCGACCCCGTCGGGCGCGTGTTTCCGCAGGGCGTCGGTGGTCTTCTGGGCGCCGCGATCGAACACCGTGCGCACGAGCATCGCCCCGGGCCACGGGCTGGAGACGAACGCGACGACGCCGACGAGCACGATGCCGAGGAGCCCGGCCAGCGTCCAGAGAACGCGTCGGCGCCACGGTCGCGCCGCGACCCCGGTCCCGGGCGACTCGGTGGTGGGCGTCACAGGGAATCTCCTTGGCGGCGGGTGCAGTTCGATGCAGTGGCGAGTCAGCGTAGCCCGGCGGCTATCGTGGCGGGACGTGACACAACGGACCCGCTCGGAGGATTCCACCGGACTGCTGGCGGGCGTCGGTGCCTACCTGATCTGGGGCATGTTCCCGATCTTCTTCGGTCTCCTCGCACCGGCCGGTTCGCTCGAGGTGCTGGCCCATCGGATGGTGTGGACCGTTCTGCTGATGCTCGGGGTGCTCGCGGTGCTGGGCCGGCTCGGGTCGTTGCGGGGCATGGGTGCGCGGGCGTGGGGACTGGTGTCGGCGGCGACGGTAGCGATCGGGATCAACTGGGGCGTCTACATCTATGCGGTGACGTCCGGCCACGTCGTCGAAGCCGCCCTCGGCTATTTCGTCAATCCGCTCGTGAGCGTCCTGCTCGGTGTCGTGCTGTTCCGGGAGCGGCTGCGTCCGGCCCAGATCGCCGCGCTCGTCCTCGCCGCGGTGGCGGTGGTCGTCATCACCGTCGACTACGGGCGCCCGCCGATCGTCGCGCTCACGCTGGCGCTGTCGTTCGCGCTGTACGGGGTGATCAAGAAGGTGGTGCCGCTCGATCCGCGCACGAGCCTCACGGCGGAGGGCGTGGTGGCGGCGCCGTTCGCGGTGGGGTACCTGGTCGTGCTCGCGGCGACCGGCACGGGATCGTTCCTCGGCAACGGGGTCGGGCACAGCCTGCTGCTCATGGCGGCCGGGCCGGTCACGGCCGTGCCGTTGTTGCTCTTCGGTGTCGCGGCCCAGCGGATCCCGCTGACGACGCTCGGCATCCTCCAGTACCTCACCCCGGTGCTGCAGATGATGTGGGGCGTGGTCGTCATGCACGAGGTCATGCCCCCGTCACGGTGGGTCGGATTCGCCCTCATCTGGGTGGCGTTGGTGGTGTTCACCACCGACGCACTGGTTCGTGCACGTCGGGTTCGCCGCGGCGCGTCGCGGGACACCGAGACCGTCGGTGCGAGGGCATAGACTCAGTGACTGCTGGATCCACCGATACTCGCGTATCGGGCGAAATACAGAGAGGCGCGCGTGGCTGACTCGTTCGTTCACCTGCACAACCACACCGAGTACTCGATGCTCGACGGTGCGGCAAAGGTCGGCCCGTTGTTCAAGGAGGCCGAGCGCCTCGGGATGACGGCGGTCGGCATGACCGACCACGGCAACATGTACGGCGCGAGCGAGTTCTACAACGTCGCCAAGAAGCACGGGATCAAGCCGATCATCGGCATCGAGGCGTACATCGCGCCGGAGTCGCGGTTCAACACCAAGCGCGTGCTGTGGGGCGACCCGAGCCAGAAGTCCGACGACGTCTCGGGTAGCGGTGCATACACCCACATGACGATGGTCGCCGAGAATTCGACCGGACTGCGGAACCTGTTCAAGCTGTCGTCGCTCGCGTCGATCGAGGGTCAGCTCGGCAAGTGGCCGCGCATGGACGAGGACCTGATCGCCCACCATGCCGAGGGCATCATCGCGACCACGGGTTGCCCGTCCGGCGAGATCCAGACCCGGTTGCGCCTCGGCCACGACCGCGAGGCCCTCGAGGCCGCCGCGAAGTGGCAGGAGATCTGGGGCAAGGACAACTTCTTCCTCGAGTTGATGGACCATGGGCTCTCGATCGAGCGGCGCGTGCGCGAGGGTCTGATCGAGATCGGCAGGAAGCTCGACATCCGGCCGATCGCCACCAACGACTGCCACTACGTCACGAAGGACGCCGCCGAGAACCACGAGGCTCTGCTGTGCATCCAGACCGGCAAGACGCTGTCGGACCCGACGCGATTCAAGTTCGACGGTGACGGCTACTACCTGAAGTCCGCCGAGGAGATGCGAGCCATCTGGGACGAGGAGGTCCCGGGCGCGTGCGACAACACGATGCTTATCGGCGAGCGGGTGCAGCCGTACGAGGACGTGTGGCAGCACCGGGACCGGATGCCGATCTTCCCGGTCCCCGAGGGACACACGCAGCAGACGTTCCTCCGACACGAGGTGCTGCGCGGCCTCGACCGGCGTTTCCCGTCCGGGCCGCCGCAGGAGTACCTCGAGCGTGCCGACTACGAGATCGGCGTCATCAACGAGATGGGCTTCCCCGCCTACTTCCTCGTGGTCGGCGACCTCATCAACCACGCCCGCGAGGTCGGCATCCGCGTCGGCCCCGGCCGAGGCTCGGCGGCCGGTTCGCTCGTCGCGTACGCGATGGGCATCACCAACATCGATCCCATCCCGCACGGCCTGCTGTTCGAGCGGTTCCTCAACCCCGAGCGTGTGTCGATGCCCGATATCGATATCGACTTCGACGATCGCCGCCGCGGCGAGATGGTCCGCTACGCCACCGAGAAGTGGGGCAACGACAAGGTTGCGCAGGTCATCACGTTCGGCACCATCAAGACGAAGGCCGCGATCAAGGACTCCGCGCGAGTCCAGTTCGGCCAGCCCGGTTTCGCGATCGCCGACCAGATCACCAAGGCGCTGCCGCCGCCGATCATGGCGAAGGACATCTCGGTGTCGGGCATCACCGACCCCGAGCACGAGCGGTACAAGGAGGCCGTCGAGGTCCGTGCCCTCATCGACTCCAACCCCGATGTCGCGAAGATCTACCAGACCGCGAAGGGCCTCGAGGGCCTGATCCGCAACGCAGGCGTGCACGCCTGCGCGGTCATCATGTCGTCGGAGCCGCTCACCGACGCGATCCCGGTGTGGAAGCGCGCCCAGGACGGCGCGATCATCACCGGCTGGGACTACCCGTCGTGCGAGGCCATCGGCCTGCTGAAGATGGACTTCCTCGGTCTGCGCAACCTCACGGTCATCGGTGACGCGATCGAGAACATCAAGGCCAACCGCGGCATCGACATCGATCTCGACACCCTGCCGATCGAGGACCCCGCCACCTACGAGTTGCTCGCCCGCGGCGACACGCTCGGCGTGTTCCAGCTCGACGGCAGCGCGATGCGCGATCTGCTGCGGCGCATGCAGCCCACGGGCTTCGAGGACATCGTCGCAGTCCTGGCGCTGTACCGGCCCGGTCCGATGGGCATGAACGCGCACAACGACTACGCCGATCGCAAGAACGGCCGCCAGGACGTCAAGCCGATCCACCCGGAGCTCGAGGAGCCGCTGAAGGACATCCTGAAGGACACCTTCGGTCTGATCGTCTACCAGGAGCAGATCATGCAGATCGCTCAGAAGGTGGCCGGCTACTCGCTCGGACAGGCAGACCTGCTGCGTCGAGCGATGGGTAAGAAGAAGAAGGAGATCCTCGACGAGGCCTACGACGGCTTCGCCGACGGCATGAAGGCCAACGGTTTCTCGCAGGCGGCGATCACCGCGCTGTGGGACACGGTTCTGCCGTTCGCCGGCTACGCGTTCAACAAGTCGCACGCCGCCGGCTACGGCCTCGTCTCGTTCTGGACCGCGTACCTCAAGGCCAACTACCCGTCCGAGTACATGGCGGGCCTGCTCACCTCGGTCGGTGACGACAAGGACAAGGCCGCGGTGTACCTGTCGGACTGCCGGAAGATGGGCATCACCGTGCTGCCGCCGGACGTCAACGCGTCCCGCGTCGACTTCGCGTCCGTCGGCGAGGACATCCGGTTCGGCCTCGGCGCGGTGCGCAACGTCGGCGCCAACGTGGTGGGGTCGATCATCGCGGCCCGTGAGGAGAAGGGGAGCTTTACCGACTTCTCCGACTACCTCAACAAGATCGACGCGCTGGCCTGTTCCAAGAAGGTCACCGAATCTCTCATCAAGGCAGGCGGATTCGACTCCCTCGAGCATCCGCGTAAGGGTCTGATGCTGGTGCACGCCGACGCGATCGACGCGGTGATGGGCACCAAGAAGGCCGAGGCGATGGGACAGTTCGACCTGTTCGGCGGCGAAGACGCCGACGAATCGATCGCGTCCGTGTTCAACGTCAAGGTGCCCGACGAGGAGTGGGATGCCAAGCACAAGCTCGCCCTCGAGCGGGAGATGCTCGGTCTGTACGTGTCCGGCCATCCGCTCAACGGTGTCGAGCACGTGCTGGCGGCGCAGTCCGACACCTCGATCCCGGTGATCCTCGAGGGCGACATCAAGGACGGCACCCAGGTCACCGTCGGCGGCATCCTCGCGTCGGTCAATCGGAGGATCAACAAGAACGGCCTGACGTGGGCGTCCGCCCAGCTCGAAGACCTCTCGGGCGGCATCGAGGTACTGTTCTTCCCGCAGGCGTACTCGGTGTACGGCATGGACGTCGTCGAGGACTCGGTGGTCCTGGTCAAGGCGCGTGTGTCGATCCGCGACGATCGGGTGTCGCTGATCGCGAACGATCTTGCGGTGCCGGACCTTTCGGCGATCGGCGTGGCGAAGCCGGTGTCGGTGAGCCTGCCGGTGCGGCAGTGCACCAAGGAGAAGCTCGGTGCGCTCCGGCAGGTGCTCTCGCGGCATCCCGGGACTGCGGACGTGCACGTCAAGCTCATCGGATCGCGCGGCACCTCCCTGTGGAAGGTGGACGAGGTACTCCGGGTGGAGCCGTCGTCGTCGCTGATGGGTGATCTGAAGGCGCTGCTCGGGCCCAGTTGCCTGGCGGGCTGACCTCCTGACAGGACGCTGCCCGGACCTCGTAGCGGTCCGGGCAGCCCGTGCGCCGGCGCGGTGCGGTCACCGACGGTGGTGATGATGCTGGCACATCCAATGCCAGTTCCCCTGCTGGTCGCGCTGCATGCAGCAACCCTTGTGGTGCCCGTGGTGATGATGAACCTGGGTCACCGCGACCACGGCCGGGCTCGCTGCCGGCGTCGTGGTGTCTGCGAGTGCCGGTGCTGCGGCCAACCCGAGCGGGACGGCCGTGAGCGACAGCGTGACGAGGATTTTGGCGAGTGTGCGCCGCATCGAGCGCACTCGTGGTGTTCCGTTCTCCTGTTCCATGCGAGATCCTCTCCGCACGGCCGACCACCGGGGACGTCTGCCGCCGGCGACCGACCACCGGATGGTGATCCGGCGGTCGAAGGGCCGTTGCGGTGCGTCGGGTACCGTCGTCGCGACGCTCGGCGCATCGCTGCTTGTCGTGCACCTCCCATGCTATTGCCGGATTTGTCCGCTATCCGAAACTCGTAGGAGATTCACAGGTGGCCGTGACCTGGCCCGTCGGCGTGCTCAGAGTCCGCCGAGGTCGGACAGGACCTCGAGCGCGTGGTCGGTGGCCCGCCACAGCGCGTCGATCTCCTGCTCCGCGGCCGGTCGCGTCTGCGGGTTCTGCAGCGCGAACCCGTTCGCCAGGGTGATGGTGTTGTAGCCGGTGTCCGCCGCGCGCAGCAGTTGGCGCGACGGCTGGTCGTTGCCCGCCAGCCGGTCCAGTCCCTCGCCCACGAAGTAGAACCGCCACAGTGGGCCGAGGTCGCCGCCGTAGAGCGCCTTGGTGAGCGTCACGATCGAATCACCCTTGACGGCAATGGAATCGACGATCTTGTAGTAGTCGGGGATGTTCTGGGGTCGGGTGCCGCTGGAGTCGACCGCGTAGGCGAGGTCGACGGTGAGGTGGGCGTTGTAACCGGCCATCGCAACGCGGGCGGGGCTCTGCGTGCACTGTCGGGTCAGCGTGAAGTAGTTGGCCCACGGCGGATCGACCGGTGCGCCGGTGAATTCGGCGTGGAGATTGCGCAGGTACCGGGCGAGCAGGTCGTAACTGATCTTCGGGGACCACGCGCGGTCGGGCAGCGCGGCCGGGTCGCGTTGCAGCGGCAGAACGACCTCGTACTCGACGGCATTCAGCCCGACCGAGAACAGGCCCCTCCAGTCTCGATGTGCGACAAGGATGTCCGTGATCCGGCGGTGCCGGTCGATCGCCGTCTCGAGTCGCGCCAGTCCGGAACCGGACAACGTGGACGTATCGCTCAGATCGGTGATGTGCTCGATCTCGGTCGCGCTCAACGGTGTTCCGCACGCCGTTGCGACCGGGGTGGCGACGGCGGCGGCTGCGGGGCCGGGGGAGAGGAGCACGAACGATGCGGCGAGCGTGGCGGCGGGTGCATACAGCCGGCGGAAGCGCATCGCACGAGCCTAGAGGGCCGGACGTGATTTCCGTCCGAACGTCGGTGGGGTGTCGCGCGACTCGCGGGTGTCCGCGTGGGTGCTATCGACGGCGGTGCGCGAGCGCGGCGCGCCGGGTCCACCACACCACGACGGCGGTGCCGGCGGCCGTGAGCACGGCCGTCTGCAGGACCTGGGTGACCGCGAGGATCAGCAGGAACACCAGCACACCGGCGGCGATCGCCTCGAGCTTGTAGACCGGCCACGCGGTGCCGGCGATGTCGACGGTGACGTGCGCACGACGCGGGGCGTGTCCATGCAGTACCGCGGTCATGTGTGCACCTCGTCCGTGTTCGGCTACCTCGTCGGCGTTGTTCAGAATACCGGCACATCCGAGTTCGGTCCACCGAACAATTCCCGTCGAAGCGTGAAAGTCCCGCTTTCCGGTCATCCGGGTGGTCAAGATCATGTGCGGGGTGTTGACTGGGCGCATGCCACTCACCGGTGAATACGAGCCCAGTCCCTCGTCCTGGGCCGCGGACCAGGTCGACCTCTACGAACGCTCCGGCGGCACCGAGGGGACGATGTTGAACGGCAAGCCCGTCATCATCCTCACCACGAAGGGTGCGAAGTCCGGCAAGCTCCGCAAGACCCCGCTCATGCGCGTCGAGCACGACGGGCAGTACGCGGTGGTCGCGTCGCTCGGCGGCGCCCCCAAGCATCCGGTCTGGTACCACAACTTGGTTGCCGACCCGCACGTCGAGCTGCAGGACGGCACCGTCAAACAGGACATGACCGCGCGTGAGGTGACGGGCGACGAGAAGGCCGTGTGGTGGCAGCGTGCGGTCGAGGCCTGGCCGGACTACGCGGAGTACCAGACGAAGACCGACCGGCAGATCCCGGTCTTCGTGCTCAGCCCGCAGAAGTAGGCGTCAACCGTCGTCCCCGGCCGCCGTGCGTGATTTCCGAGTAGCCTGCGAGAAGTAGGGCCACGAATCCGGATCTCGCGGGCGGAGGCTGACATGGCGGCGAAAACTGTTGCAGATCAACTTGTTTCCCAACTCCTGGACGCGGGAGTGCGGCGCATCTACGGGATCGTGGGAGACAGTCTCAATCCAGTGGTCGACGCCGTCCGCCGGACCGGAGGGTCGGCGGCGGGCGGCATCGACTGGGTGCACGTCCGGCACGAGGAGACGGCGGCGTTCGCCGCGGCCGCCGAGGCCCAGGTAACCGGTCGCCTCGCGGTGTGCGCGGGCTCCTGCGGTCCGGGCAACCTCCACCTGATCAACGGCCTGTACGACGCGAACAGGTCCGGCGCCCCGGTGCTGGCGATCGCGTCCCACATCCCGAGCGTGCAGATCGGCACCGGCTACTTCCAGGAGACGCATCCCGATCGTCTGTTCGTCGAATGCTCGCGCTACACCGAGATGATCGGCGCACCGGCGCAGTCGGCGCGGGTGGTCCAGAGCGCGATGCAGCACGCGCTCGCGCTGTCCGGCGTCGCGGTCGTCACGCTGCCCGGCGACGTCGCGGAGGAGGCCGCCGTGGGCAAGCCGCCGCCGCTGGTGCGGACCGGGCGCCCGGACGTCGTTCCGGCGGAGGCGGACGTGCGCGCCCTCGCGGACGCGATCAACACAGCGTCGGCCGTGGCGATCTTCGCCGGCGCCGGGGTGCGGGACGCGCGCGACGAGGTCCTGGCGCTCGCCGACACCATCGGCGCGCCGATCGGGCACACCCTCCGCGGCAAGGAGTTCATCCAGTACGACAACCCGTTCGACGTCGGCATGACCGGACTACTCGGCTACGGCGCCGCACACGACGGCATGCACGACGCCGATCTGCTGATCCTCGTCGGCACGGACTTCCCGTACAACCAGTTCCTGCCCGACGACGTGCGCACCGCGCAGATCGACGTCGCC
This genomic stretch from Prescottella soli harbors:
- a CDS encoding pyruvate dehydrogenase, with the protein product MAAKTVADQLVSQLLDAGVRRIYGIVGDSLNPVVDAVRRTGGSAAGGIDWVHVRHEETAAFAAAAEAQVTGRLAVCAGSCGPGNLHLINGLYDANRSGAPVLAIASHIPSVQIGTGYFQETHPDRLFVECSRYTEMIGAPAQSARVVQSAMQHALALSGVAVVTLPGDVAEEAAVGKPPPLVRTGRPDVVPAEADVRALADAINTASAVAIFAGAGVRDARDEVLALADTIGAPIGHTLRGKEFIQYDNPFDVGMTGLLGYGAAHDGMHDADLLILVGTDFPYNQFLPDDVRTAQIDVAAETLGRRTGVDLAVHGDTRSVLRALAPLVRCKTDRGFLEKSLDRHAKLMTKVVGAYTEPVKQRIPIHPEYAASILDDIAAEDAVFAADTGMCNVWAARYLNPNGRRRFLSSALHGSMANALPHAIGAQFAESGRQVVAMSGDGGLSMLLGELITVAMYRLPIKVVVFDNSTLGMVKLEMLVDGLPDFGVDVPSVDYAALATALGIFSRRIEDPADVESGLRAAFEHDGPALVDIVTDPNALSLPPAITGEQVRGFALAMSKMVMNGGVAEAVQMAKSNLRNVPRPSQFTPRG
- the dnaE gene encoding DNA polymerase III subunit alpha; its protein translation is MADSFVHLHNHTEYSMLDGAAKVGPLFKEAERLGMTAVGMTDHGNMYGASEFYNVAKKHGIKPIIGIEAYIAPESRFNTKRVLWGDPSQKSDDVSGSGAYTHMTMVAENSTGLRNLFKLSSLASIEGQLGKWPRMDEDLIAHHAEGIIATTGCPSGEIQTRLRLGHDREALEAAAKWQEIWGKDNFFLELMDHGLSIERRVREGLIEIGRKLDIRPIATNDCHYVTKDAAENHEALLCIQTGKTLSDPTRFKFDGDGYYLKSAEEMRAIWDEEVPGACDNTMLIGERVQPYEDVWQHRDRMPIFPVPEGHTQQTFLRHEVLRGLDRRFPSGPPQEYLERADYEIGVINEMGFPAYFLVVGDLINHAREVGIRVGPGRGSAAGSLVAYAMGITNIDPIPHGLLFERFLNPERVSMPDIDIDFDDRRRGEMVRYATEKWGNDKVAQVITFGTIKTKAAIKDSARVQFGQPGFAIADQITKALPPPIMAKDISVSGITDPEHERYKEAVEVRALIDSNPDVAKIYQTAKGLEGLIRNAGVHACAVIMSSEPLTDAIPVWKRAQDGAIITGWDYPSCEAIGLLKMDFLGLRNLTVIGDAIENIKANRGIDIDLDTLPIEDPATYELLARGDTLGVFQLDGSAMRDLLRRMQPTGFEDIVAVLALYRPGPMGMNAHNDYADRKNGRQDVKPIHPELEEPLKDILKDTFGLIVYQEQIMQIAQKVAGYSLGQADLLRRAMGKKKKEILDEAYDGFADGMKANGFSQAAITALWDTVLPFAGYAFNKSHAAGYGLVSFWTAYLKANYPSEYMAGLLTSVGDDKDKAAVYLSDCRKMGITVLPPDVNASRVDFASVGEDIRFGLGAVRNVGANVVGSIIAAREEKGSFTDFSDYLNKIDALACSKKVTESLIKAGGFDSLEHPRKGLMLVHADAIDAVMGTKKAEAMGQFDLFGGEDADESIASVFNVKVPDEEWDAKHKLALEREMLGLYVSGHPLNGVEHVLAAQSDTSIPVILEGDIKDGTQVTVGGILASVNRRINKNGLTWASAQLEDLSGGIEVLFFPQAYSVYGMDVVEDSVVLVKARVSIRDDRVSLIANDLAVPDLSAIGVAKPVSVSLPVRQCTKEKLGALRQVLSRHPGTADVHVKLIGSRGTSLWKVDEVLRVEPSSSLMGDLKALLGPSCLAG
- a CDS encoding nitroreductase family deazaflavin-dependent oxidoreductase produces the protein MPLTGEYEPSPSSWAADQVDLYERSGGTEGTMLNGKPVIILTTKGAKSGKLRKTPLMRVEHDGQYAVVASLGGAPKHPVWYHNLVADPHVELQDGTVKQDMTAREVTGDEKAVWWQRAVEAWPDYAEYQTKTDRQIPVFVLSPQK
- a CDS encoding alpha/beta hydrolase; this translates as MTPTTESPGTGVAARPWRRRVLWTLAGLLGIVLVGVVAFVSSPWPGAMLVRTVFDRGAQKTTDALRKHAPDGVASIPDQQYRDGDDDAFLDVHFPETVADTTHTLPTVIWTHGGAWISGHRTDYAAYYQLLADADFTVVSLDYSLGPERTYPTAVEQLRDAHAYVLANAERLHVDSNRIVLAGDSAGAQLSSQLAAIATDPGYARAVGIESALRPEQLRGVVLNCGIYEITEMVGGPGIVGWGADKSLWAYTGTKDLTNSPAVAQMSTLRHVTENFPPTYISGGNADPLTDKQSKALAAKLTGLGVDVTTLFYPDDHQPPLEHEYQFDLDNADGMNALAQTIDFLRKQTSEA
- the rarD gene encoding EamA family transporter RarD, producing the protein MTQRTRSEDSTGLLAGVGAYLIWGMFPIFFGLLAPAGSLEVLAHRMVWTVLLMLGVLAVLGRLGSLRGMGARAWGLVSAATVAIGINWGVYIYAVTSGHVVEAALGYFVNPLVSVLLGVVLFRERLRPAQIAALVLAAVAVVVITVDYGRPPIVALTLALSFALYGVIKKVVPLDPRTSLTAEGVVAAPFAVGYLVVLAATGTGSFLGNGVGHSLLLMAAGPVTAVPLLLFGVAAQRIPLTTLGILQYLTPVLQMMWGVVVMHEVMPPSRWVGFALIWVALVVFTTDALVRARRVRRGASRDTETVGARA
- a CDS encoding DUF5995 family protein, whose amino-acid sequence is MRFRRLYAPAATLAASFVLLSPGPAAAAVATPVATACGTPLSATEIEHITDLSDTSTLSGSGLARLETAIDRHRRITDILVAHRDWRGLFSVGLNAVEYEVVLPLQRDPAALPDRAWSPKISYDLLARYLRNLHAEFTGAPVDPPWANYFTLTRQCTQSPARVAMAGYNAHLTVDLAYAVDSSGTRPQNIPDYYKIVDSIAVKGDSIVTLTKALYGGDLGPLWRFYFVGEGLDRLAGNDQPSRQLLRAADTGYNTITLANGFALQNPQTRPAAEQEIDALWRATDHALEVLSDLGGL